From the Lactobacillus sp. PV034 genome, the window CTTATTCAGTAATGGCTGGTGGTAAAAGATTACGCCCATTAATTTATTTAGCTACCTTAGCAAGTTTAGATCATGAAATCAATGAAGATGACATAAAAACGGCATGTGGCATTGAATTAATCCATACTTATTCATTAATTCATGATGATTTACCGGCAATGGACAATGATGATTATCGTCGTGGCAAATTAACTAGTCATAAAAAATGGGGCGAGGCAGAGGCAATTTTAGCTGGTGATGCTTTACTTCCCTTAGGAATCCAATGGATAGCACAAGGTAGTAAAAATATTACTGAAGTAGAAATAATTACTAAAGCAGTGGGTCCTAACGGTATGGTCGGAGGCCAATATTTAGATATTGATTCTACTAATAATAGTTCGGTTAAAGATAATGGCGAATTTATTTCAAAGATGGAATGGCTCAAAACTGGTTGTTTACTACAAGCTAGCGTAGAAATGGCAATTGCTAAAGTTGCAGAGACAGATAAGAATAAAATTACTGCTTTAAATAAGTTTGCCTATACCTTCGGTCGTTCTTATCAAATTTATGATGATTTAGTTGATGTAGTTGAAAGTAGTCAAGAAGCAGGAAAGGCTACTCATAAAGATGAAGCAGAAGGAAAGAATAATACCTTTACTTTATTAGGATTAGATGAGAGTCGCCAAGAGTTAATCGCTTTAGTTGATGAAGGAAAAAAATCTCTCGACATTTTTGAAAGTTCTCTTTTGGCAGAGTTCTTTGATTTATATCAGAAGGTATTGTAATGGGGAAAAAAAGAGCAGACGTATTACTTTTTGAACAAAATCTATTTCATTCACGCACTGCTGCCCAGCGCGCAATTATGGCAGGGCTAGTCAGTGATCATAATCATCAAAGAATTGACAAGGCTGGGCAAAAGTTCGATGAAGATGAAGTATTTTATATTAAATCAGATGGAAAAAAATATGTTTCTCGGGGAGGATTTAAATTAGAAAAAGCTCTCCAAGTTTTCCATATTGATTTAACGGATCGGATTTGTTTAGATATTGGGGCCTCTACTGGTGGTTTTACAGATGTAGCTTTACAAAATGGTGCGAAAATGGTTTATGCACTTGATGTTGGTTATAATCAACTTGCATGGAAGTTAAGAGATGATCCACGAGTAGTCGTAATGGAAAAACAAAACTTTCGTTTTAGTAAATTAGAAGACTTTACCTTAGGGCGTCCTACTTTTGCAATGACTGATGTATCTTTTATTTCTTTGGATTTAATTATGCCACCAATGTATGAAATATTAGCTGATCAGTGTGATGCGGTATGTTTAATTAAGC encodes:
- a CDS encoding TlyA family RNA methyltransferase; this encodes MGKKRADVLLFEQNLFHSRTAAQRAIMAGLVSDHNHQRIDKAGQKFDEDEVFYIKSDGKKYVSRGGFKLEKALQVFHIDLTDRICLDIGASTGGFTDVALQNGAKMVYALDVGYNQLAWKLRDDPRVVVMEKQNFRFSKLEDFTLGRPTFAMTDVSFISLDLIMPPMYEILADQCDAVCLIKPQFEAGPENVGKHGIVHDHQVHHDVIEHTMQEAMKLGFNILGVDYSPIKGGKGNIEFLIHLKKDTENPGQNLWNGDITTLVNKAVAGL
- a CDS encoding polyprenyl synthetase family protein, which produces MMNLTEFRHKYTPIINSFLEKHLEEDIDNKKFSNIMAYSVMAGGKRLRPLIYLATLASLDHEINEDDIKTACGIELIHTYSLIHDDLPAMDNDDYRRGKLTSHKKWGEAEAILAGDALLPLGIQWIAQGSKNITEVEIITKAVGPNGMVGGQYLDIDSTNNSSVKDNGEFISKMEWLKTGCLLQASVEMAIAKVAETDKNKITALNKFAYTFGRSYQIYDDLVDVVESSQEAGKATHKDEAEGKNNTFTLLGLDESRQELIALVDEGKKSLDIFESSLLAEFFDLYQKVL